The nucleotide sequence AGAAGGATTTCAAAGAACTTGCAATAAGAATAGCTGGAGCCCTTCCAACAATTAGAGAAAAGGAGGATATAGAAAGCCAACACCATCTATTTGGACTATTCTTGTGGGTTAATATGCATAAGAAATCAAGTAGTTCAAAACTGAAAGACTGGATTGTGAAGAACTAAAATCATGCACAGTAAATACCAAATAATTCTAACCTGAGATATTGGGCAGATAAAGAAGGATGGGATGCAGTTATTGTCCTCTAAAGCTGACCTCAGCGATAAACAAGACAGCCCCTTGGAAGAGACAGCCTTCATCATGGGCTCAAGCACCTTCCAAGCCTCCCCTGTGAGATCCGGACGTCTCTTTCTTTTAGCCTCACAGCATTTCAAACCTAGATGAGCCAACTGCTTGGCCTGCGCATAAGGCCAGCCCCCTGCAGAAGCATCGAGTATCTCATCCAAGCATCCTTTTCCCAATGCCTCCCGCACCTTATTGATAACACCCAATGCTGGTCTTCCTGTCAAAAGGCGTAGGATTATGACGCCAAAGGAATACACATCAGAGTGTGGTGTGAGCTCGCCAGAGGTAAGAAATTCGGGGTCCATGTAGGCAAAGGTGCCCTTAGGATGGGTGTGGCAGTAGAGGGTGGTGCTGGTGTTGGACTGGACAAGGAAGCGGCAGATGCCAAAATCACCAAGCTTGCTAGTGAAGTTTGCATCAAGGAGAATGTTGGCTGGCTTGAGATCACCATGGACCACACCGCGGGGTTTGTTGGAGTGGAGGAAGATCAGCGCAGAGCAGATCTCTGCAGTAATGCGGGTACGAATCTGCCAAGAGAGAGCCGGGGTGTTGTCTCTGCAAATCAGGCGGTCTTCCAAGCTTCCATTTGGAAGAAACTCATAAATGAGAGCCCCGGCTTCTGGGCATGCTCCTATGAGGGTGACAAGATTTGGATGCCTCACTCTACCCAGAACAGCCACCTGCAATGGTatccaaagaagaaaaatttcagATCAATGTCAAAGCACATGGTTTTTAGAATCAAAAATATCTATAATCCGTCACCATCGTGTTAATAGCCAAATTCACATCAAGATAATCTCAAATGAAAGGTAAATAAAATAACCTTTTGAGATTTGATCTGTTATAGATTTTacctcttgatgaaattctgacTGTCCTTGCATGCTTTGAGGATTCAACATCTTTATAGCCACTGTTGTGTGGCGAAGGAAACCGTTATATACACTTCCATATCCGCCTTCTCCAATCTTTAACGAATCATCAAAGTCAAGAGTTGCTTGTTTCAATTCCGCGTAAGAGAACTCTGAGAAGTTTGTTGTTCCATGAGTGCTACTAGTCATCTCTGCTTTCGTTTGATGCTGCGTTTCAACTTCTCTAACTGTATTATCTCGCTCACTCCGCAACTTTTCATGTTCTAGTCGGAGTAAATTGAGGAGATCATGGGTTTCTGATAGTTTTTCTTCAAAATTCTTGACAGTGCAATCAGAATCAGTAATTTGGATTTCCAATGCCACTCTCTTCTCACAAGCCTTTTTGAGTTCTTCAAAGATATCATCTCGTTGTTTTTTGAGCTTCTCCAATTCCATCCTTTCTCTGGCCAATGTTTCCtcaatttttttcctctctttcatctCTTTGGTGTATAAATTCTCTGCTGCTTTGACCTGAAGAAGCGAGCTGGTAATGATAAGATGCAGGAATGAAGTGAAAAGATTGTTTTCCTGATATTTTTCTCCTTAATCTCAACTTAGATGACTGCAATATTTAATTAGATGAAAATTTGGCCAATGACATTGTAGTCCAATTCTAATGCATGGTTGTCATTTTTCCGGGAAATCGGAACTCCACATTTATCTAATGATCAGGGTAGGCATGATTGAATAAGGAAGACAAGTAACGAAATCATAAAGTCAAAACTACAAAAATTTACAATAGGATCTTACTCTTCGGGTAGCCTCAAATAAATCTCTTTCAGCTTTCTGACGCTTCCAATACTCTTCATAAGCTTCACATTTCAAATTCTCTGCTTCCATGAGGGCAAGCTGCAGTTTTTCATATGCTTCGTCATGTGTCCCAACATCATCCTGCAGATGACCATGAAGTTCATTGTATCTAAGTTTTCTTTTATCCCTTAAACATGAAAACAAGATAGGAatgtcatcttgattcatagcTTACTAGGGCACTAGTGAGAAATTACATTTTCATCATGATTGTAATTAATCCCTAACAGCTATATGTGACTCATTTAACAATGCGATCCTGACACAGATTTGATCGTTTGAATTTTGGtggacttttttttctttctctcaaaATATTGGACTGTTAGGGTAACTGTGATCCTGCATACTGAAGACTATAAAGAACTTTGACTAACAATTCTAAAATTAATAACAATGTTGTCTTCCTCATCATTGAATACCAGAGCATTTTTTTAACTGATAAAATGTACCCACCAAACCATGATGTAAAGATGAAAACTGAAGATCCTCAGACTCATAAACTGATGGTAAACTCAAAGATCCCTCTTCTCTCCCCTCGTCCTTAAGAGCTGGTGTCAATCCCACACTGCTGAGCCCTTCTTCACTCACAGAACACAATGAACGGTCTGAACACTGTAAGCTCCTTGTGATCCCCTCCCAGGGATCAGTAACACTCGGCTTACTGCTACCTGGACTAGTGAGGCCCTCATGAGGTAAAGCTGTGGACATTGCCCCTCCATGTGAATTGAAATCGACAGATCTTGATCTATGCCTGAAATCTTTGTGCCTAGGGTTGGCAAGCAAGTTCCATAACTCGGACTGCCCTTGAGGTAAGGATTCCGATCTCAGTTGTTCAGATTGGCTGGACATGGAACTTGAGCTGGCTGTTGGTGACTGCACCATTCCAGATCCATCTTGATCAGCATCCCTGTTGAAAATAAGAACCCAAAGCATACAGAAATGAGAGGTAAGCAAGCATCTAAAAGCTTATCAAAGATCACAGTTACATGAGTAAAGTACGACCAAATCTAGTACTATCCATGCTGGCTCACTGTACAAAAGACACCAGATGCAGAATAGCACAATATTATGTAGGAGGACCATCCGATGCCTAGGATCCAAAAGAACAAGCACCAAACACAGAAGCAAACTTGCAAGAAGATATTATATGCAGAGAGAAATAAATTTCAAGAGAGaactaaaaattttattaataataacAAAACTCACAGCTAGAAGCCGAGTCAATTCTGTCCCATAAGAGGATGCCCAACCTCTCTCCATGATGTGACGCTCCAATAGCAGAGCACAACCATATTATTCTATCTTGATGAGACTTCACAAGAATGCTATGATACTTGGTGCTCGCCACAACTGTCTCTTCCCAAGATACGAGGGATGAGGCACTAGATATGGTCCTTTGGCAAGTCCTTCCCGTACAAGAGCTATACTCCTCAAACTCAAAAAAGAACTCTTGGTATGAGGtgttctaatttaatgaaattttAACTTCCTAACCATTGACTTAGGAACAATCAAGTAAAGCACCAATAATGCCACGCCCTCACTCGTGGACCAAAGTGGAATTCCTATACTAAAGACCAGCACCCATTGCTCTAGCAAGAGCAATCCCGAACAGCTCCTAATATTAATAGGACTCATCTAATACAAACTAGAACTcaaacaataaataaataataatctaTTTATAAAAATCCTCCTAGATGGTTATGGTGGTTTTGGCCTATCGGGATGACTGAAGCACTAGAAGcttcacttttttttcttctaagaaTAGGAACCAGTCCCAACTGTTATTACAAATGCCCGGGGTGTCTTACTTAAGTCGAGATCTTGAAGAGATACCACCCAAGATTTGAACCCAGGACCTCCCATTTTTAAATGGAAGGGTATGACCGCTGAGGTAACACTCAGGTCATCACTACAAACTTCTGAATACAGTAGGATTTCTAGCTGAAAATAAATGAGTAGGTAAATATCCTACGTTTTGAAGAGACATAACTGAATGTTGCAGAATAAGCAAAATAGGCTTGGAATATAAATAACAAGTTTGCATCATATAATAAGGTAGGCAGTGGACATACGACAACAATTCCACAGCAGAAGTACCTACTTTTGAAGTCAGTGCACTAAATAACTCATCACTGACTTGCTATATTTTATACTTAAAGACTGTTAAACTCCTGGCAAAATATGGATTTCCACAAAATATGCACATGATATTTCCACAAAATAATGCACATGATGAGGTTTATAATTGGCAATTAAGTTTGATGTCTCAATGACAAAAAATTTCCTTTGAGAGCCTCGCAGAGGTATC is from Phoenix dactylifera cultivar Barhee BC4 chromosome 18, palm_55x_up_171113_PBpolish2nd_filt_p, whole genome shotgun sequence and encodes:
- the LOC120103911 gene encoding U-box domain-containing protein 33-like isoform X1, encoding MNKSLDEYLDICACFKVQAEKLVFETDDVSKGLVELIAQHGITKLVMGAAADKHYSRKMKELRSKTALSVQQQADPSCKIWFVCRGNLIYMRDADQDGSGMVQSPTASSSSMSSQSEQLRSESLPQGQSELWNLLANPRHKDFRHRSRSVDFNSHGGAMSTALPHEGLTSPGSSKPSVTDPWEGITRSLQCSDRSLCSVSEEGLSSVGLTPALKDEGREEGSLSLPSVYESEDLQFSSLHHGLDDVGTHDEAYEKLQLALMEAENLKCEAYEEYWKRQKAERDLFEATRRVKAAENLYTKEMKERKKIEETLARERMELEKLKKQRDDIFEELKKACEKRVALEIQITDSDCTVKNFEEKLSETHDLLNLLRLEHEKLRSERDNTVREVETQHQTKAEMTSSTHGTTNFSEFSYAELKQATLDFDDSLKIGEGGYGSVYNGFLRHTTVAIKMLNPQSMQGQSEFHQEVAVLGRVRHPNLVTLIGACPEAGALIYEFLPNGSLEDRLICRDNTPALSWQIRTRITAEICSALIFLHSNKPRGVVHGDLKPANILLDANFTSKLGDFGICRFLVQSNTSTTLYCHTHPKGTFAYMDPEFLTSGELTPHSDVYSFGVIILRLLTGRPALGVINKVREALGKGCLDEILDASAGGWPYAQAKQLAHLGLKCCEAKRKRRPDLTGEAWKVLEPMMKAVSSKGLSCLSLRSALEDNNCIPSFFICPISQEILKDPHVAADGFSYEAEAIKGWLDSGHETSPMTNLKLPHRGLVPNRALRSVIQQWLQQ
- the LOC120103911 gene encoding U-box domain-containing protein 33-like isoform X2, with the protein product MERRGYGSPASVRSWGSARSGLTEIEEEPAVAEEAAEDVKVYVALGKEVKEGKANLLWVLEKTSREKKIVILHVHRPAQKIPMMGAWFPVNQLKEREVEAYWQLEREKMNKSLDEYLDICACFKVQAEKLVFETDDVSKGLVELIAQHGITKLVMGAAADKHYSRKMKELRSKTALSVQQQADPSCKIWFVCRGNLIYMRDADQDGSGMVQSPTASSSSMSSQSEQLRSESLPQGQSELWNLLANPRHKDFRHRSRSVDFNSHGGAMSTALPHEGLTSPGSSKPSVTDPWEGITRSLQCSDRSLCSVSEEGLSSVGLTPALKDEGREEGSLSLPSVYESEDLQFSSLHHGLDDVGTHDEAYEKLQLALMEAENLKCEAYEEYWKRQKAERDLFEATRRVKAAENLYTKEMKERKKIEETLARERMELEKLKKQRDDIFEELKKACEKRVALEIQITDSDCTVKNFEEKLSETHDLLNLLRLEHEKLRSERDNTVREVETQHQTKAEMTSSTHGTTNFSEFSYAELKQATLDFDDSLKIGEGGYGSVYNGFLRHTTVAIKMLNPQSMQGQSEFHQEVAVLGRVRHPNLVTLIGACPEAGALIYEFLPNGSLEDRLICRDNTPALSWQIRTRITAEICSALIFLHSNKPRGVVHGDLKPANILLDANFTSKLGDFGICRFLVQSNTSTTLYCHTHPKGTFAYMDPEFLTSGELTPHSDVYSFGVIILRLLTGRPALGVINKVREALGKGCLDEILDASAGGWPYAQAKQLAHLGLKCCEAKRKRRPDLTGEAWKVLEPMMKAVSSKGLSCLSLRSALEDNNCIPSFFICPISQEILKDPHVAADGFSYEAEAIKGWLDSGHETSPMTNLKLPHRGLVPNRALRSVIQQWLQQ